The Synergistaceae bacterium genome has a segment encoding these proteins:
- the rplP gene encoding 50S ribosomal protein L16 encodes MLMPSRVKYRKSHRSPLRGISKGGTKVDFGDYGIQALENVWLSARQIEAARIAISRKMKKGGKIWIRVFPDRPYTKKPLETRMGKGKGAPEYWVAAVKRGRVLFEFSGIPEDVAQQAFRTASHKLPVKVRMVVRSGGSE; translated from the coding sequence ATGTTAATGCCTAGCCGCGTGAAATATCGCAAATCGCACAGATCTCCATTAAGGGGAATATCTAAAGGCGGGACAAAAGTAGATTTCGGGGATTATGGAATTCAGGCACTCGAAAACGTTTGGCTGTCAGCTAGACAAATTGAGGCGGCAAGAATAGCAATATCCCGTAAAATGAAGAAGGGCGGCAAAATCTGGATACGCGTATTTCCTGATAGGCCCTACACAAAGAAGCCTTTGGAGACTCGTATGGGTAAAGGTAAGGGCGCGCCTGAATACTGGGTAGCCGCAGTTAAGAGAGGCCGTGTATTATTTGAATTTTCCGGAATTCCTGAGGACGTAGCACAACAAGCCTTCAGGACAGCAAGCCATAAATTACCGGTGAAAGTTCGCATGGTTGTACGCAGCGGAGGGAGTGAATAA
- the rpsK gene encoding 30S ribosomal protein S11: MAKRTSQARKGKRREKKNINYGVAHIYSTFNNTIMCISDRGGNIITWASGGNVGFKGTRKSTPFAAQIAAQQFAKGAQDQGVQEIDVIVKGPGPGRESAIRSLQAAGLQVNLIKDATPIPHNGCRPPKRRRV, translated from the coding sequence TTGGCAAAGAGAACAAGTCAGGCTCGTAAAGGCAAAAGACGCGAGAAGAAAAATATAAATTACGGAGTAGCGCACATTTACTCGACATTCAATAATACAATTATGTGTATTAGCGACAGGGGCGGAAATATTATCACTTGGGCAAGCGGCGGCAATGTCGGCTTCAAAGGCACAAGGAAATCTACACCGTTCGCGGCTCAGATAGCAGCACAGCAGTTCGCAAAGGGTGCGCAGGATCAGGGAGTTCAAGAAATTGACGTAATCGTAAAAGGACCCGGTCCGGGCAGAGAAAGCGCAATCAGATCTCTTCAAGCTGCGGGACTTCAGGTTAATTTAATCAAAGACGCGACTCCCATTCCCCATAATGGCTGCAGACCTCCTAAGAGAAGGCGTGTTTAA
- the rpsQ gene encoding 30S ribosomal protein S17, with protein sequence MPSKVRTGIVVSNKMDKTIVVRVERMAEHPLYGKRIKRAKKYIAHDAENKCAMGDEVRIRETRPLSKTKRRELLEITRQAPVFGTDAEIISEGVQEG encoded by the coding sequence ATGCCTAGTAAAGTTCGCACGGGTATAGTCGTGAGCAACAAAATGGACAAAACTATAGTCGTCCGAGTTGAACGCATGGCCGAACACCCGTTATATGGCAAGAGAATTAAACGCGCAAAAAAATATATAGCTCATGACGCAGAGAATAAATGCGCTATGGGTGATGAAGTCAGAATCAGAGAGACAAGACCCCTAAGCAAAACTAAACGCCGGGAGTTACTTGAGATTACCAGACAAGCGCCCGTATTTGGAACTGACGCGGAAATAATTTCAGAAGGAGTTCAGGAGGGTTAA
- the rpsM gene encoding 30S ribosomal protein S13 encodes MARIAGVDLPREKRVEIGLTYIFGIGLKTSQKILAATGVNPDVRVKDLDEADTQKLRREIEDNYQVEGDLRREISMNIKRLIDIGCYRGTRHRLGLPVRGQRTKTNARTRKGPRRTVANKKVATK; translated from the coding sequence ATGGCACGTATAGCAGGTGTAGATTTACCCAGAGAAAAACGGGTAGAAATCGGATTAACTTATATTTTTGGGATCGGTCTCAAGACTTCCCAGAAAATTTTAGCGGCAACAGGCGTAAATCCTGATGTCAGAGTTAAAGACTTAGACGAGGCAGATACGCAGAAATTACGCCGTGAAATAGAAGATAATTACCAGGTCGAGGGCGATTTAAGGCGCGAAATTTCCATGAACATTAAACGCCTGATTGATATAGGTTGTTACAGGGGGACGCGTCATCGTTTAGGTCTGCCGGTAAGAGGCCAGCGCACTAAGACTAATGCAAGAACCCGCAAAGGTCCGAGAAGAACTGTTGCAAATAAGAAAGTTGCGACGAAATAA
- the rpmD gene encoding 50S ribosomal protein L30 produces MAKIKAKWIKSTISFPERQKRTIKALGFKKLNSQVEHDDTPQIRGMLEHVRHLVKWEVQE; encoded by the coding sequence ATGGCCAAAATTAAAGCAAAATGGATCAAGAGCACTATTAGTTTTCCCGAAAGACAGAAGCGCACAATAAAAGCACTCGGATTTAAGAAATTAAATTCACAGGTCGAACACGATGACACGCCTCAAATTCGGGGAATGCTTGAACATGTGCGGCACCTAGTAAAATGGGAGGTGCAAGAATAA
- the map gene encoding type I methionyl aminopeptidase — MIKIKRPEEIELMRVAGRVTAEVLDIMRESIKPGISTGELDRLAEEHIRRNNGIPAFKNYRPAANMTPFPGTICASINEEVVHGIPDFNRILQEGDIISIDVGAYVNGWCGDAACTFPVGNISGSRKKLLEVTQESLNRAIKAALSGNTLGDIGHSIESFVKPLGYGIVRDYTGHGIGKKMHEAPQIPNYGDAGQGLTLQTGMTIAIEPMIMSGLEDVKVGSNGWTVSTVDGSDAAHFERSIAILDDGPEILTKWGM; from the coding sequence ATGATAAAGATTAAGCGTCCCGAAGAAATAGAATTAATGCGAGTTGCCGGACGAGTTACAGCCGAAGTGCTTGACATAATGCGCGAGTCAATAAAGCCCGGAATTTCAACGGGAGAACTTGACAGGCTCGCCGAGGAGCATATAAGGCGCAATAACGGCATTCCCGCATTCAAGAATTACAGACCGGCGGCAAATATGACTCCTTTTCCGGGGACTATATGCGCTTCAATAAATGAAGAAGTTGTACACGGGATTCCTGATTTTAATAGAATCTTGCAGGAAGGCGATATTATCAGCATTGACGTGGGAGCATATGTAAACGGCTGGTGCGGTGATGCGGCCTGCACATTCCCGGTCGGAAATATAAGCGGGTCCCGGAAAAAATTGCTTGAAGTTACGCAGGAATCTTTAAACAGGGCGATAAAAGCAGCTTTATCCGGAAATACTTTAGGCGATATAGGGCACTCAATAGAAAGTTTTGTAAAGCCGCTCGGTTATGGAATAGTTCGCGATTACACGGGGCACGGTATAGGCAAAAAAATGCATGAAGCCCCTCAAATCCCGAATTACGGCGACGCTGGGCAGGGTTTAACTCTTCAGACTGGTATGACCATAGCAATCGAACCGATGATCATGTCAGGCTTAGAAGATGTAAAAGTAGGCTCTAACGGCTGGACAGTCTCAACAGTAGACGGTTCTGACGCGGCACATTTTGAACGCTCAATAGCGATTCTCGACGATGGGCCGGAGATTTTGACGAAATGGGGAATGTAA
- the rpmJ gene encoding 50S ribosomal protein L36, giving the protein MKVGPSVKPICEFCRVIRRHGVVRVICSRNPRHKQRQGVRR; this is encoded by the coding sequence ATGAAAGTAGGGCCTTCAGTTAAGCCTATTTGTGAATTTTGCAGAGTAATCCGCCGTCATGGAGTCGTGCGTGTAATCTGTTCGCGCAATCCAAGACACAAGCAGAGACAAGGTGTCAGGAGGTAA
- a CDS encoding adenylate kinase: MRLVLLGAPGAGKGTQAALLKLEHKLAHISTGDIFRHNLKNNTPLGIEAKKFMDAGQLVPDELVNNMVADTLKDLADGFMLDGFPRTIAQAKFLDTVTKIDGVILFVVSDQEIIKRLTSRGVCRDCGQVTNINEHKNCPSCNGELYVRDDDNEAVIKSRLKVFHEQTEPLIEFYRDKGLLFEVNATGTPDEIFSRVQKVLRDDKD, from the coding sequence ATGAGACTTGTATTATTAGGTGCGCCTGGGGCTGGGAAGGGTACTCAGGCCGCACTCTTGAAACTGGAACATAAACTAGCTCATATTTCGACCGGAGATATTTTCAGGCATAATTTAAAGAATAATACTCCGCTTGGAATTGAAGCAAAAAAATTTATGGACGCTGGGCAGTTAGTCCCTGATGAGCTTGTTAATAACATGGTAGCTGATACTTTGAAGGATTTGGCTGACGGCTTTATGCTTGACGGCTTCCCAAGAACTATAGCGCAGGCAAAATTTCTTGATACTGTAACGAAAATTGACGGCGTTATTTTGTTTGTTGTGTCAGATCAGGAAATTATAAAGCGTCTCACAAGCCGGGGAGTTTGCAGAGATTGCGGACAAGTTACGAATATTAACGAGCATAAAAATTGTCCCTCATGCAACGGCGAGCTTTACGTCAGAGATGATGATAACGAGGCAGTTATTAAGAGTCGTCTTAAAGTCTTTCACGAACAGACAGAGCCGTTAATTGAGTTTTACAGGGATAAGGGCTTATTGTTTGAAGTCAATGCAACGGGGACACCTGATGAAATTTTTTCGCGTGTTCAGAAAGTTTTGCGAGATGATAAAGATTAA
- the rpsE gene encoding 30S ribosomal protein S5, producing MPRRELEVELQERVVAINRVSKVVKGGKRFRFAVLVVVGDGANQVGTGIGKAKEIAEAVRKGIEKAKKNLVSVKHDGDTIPHPVVGEFGAARVLLKPSPAGTGVIAGGVVRAIMELGGVKDVVTKVTGRTSNAINVAHATLEAIKITRTSDEIMKLRGLAGEVDTEESAPEEAIIGE from the coding sequence ATGCCCAGAAGAGAATTAGAAGTAGAGTTACAAGAAAGAGTTGTAGCGATTAATCGTGTCAGCAAAGTCGTTAAAGGCGGTAAGAGATTTAGATTTGCCGTTCTCGTTGTAGTCGGTGATGGAGCTAATCAAGTCGGTACAGGTATCGGCAAAGCAAAAGAAATCGCCGAGGCAGTCAGAAAAGGTATCGAGAAAGCAAAGAAAAATTTAGTCTCAGTAAAGCATGACGGCGACACAATCCCGCACCCTGTAGTCGGTGAGTTCGGAGCAGCTAGAGTATTACTCAAGCCATCACCCGCAGGAACTGGAGTTATAGCAGGCGGTGTAGTTCGTGCAATTATGGAACTTGGCGGCGTTAAAGATGTCGTTACAAAAGTTACGGGCCGGACTTCAAACGCTATAAACGTAGCACATGCAACACTTGAGGCTATAAAGATAACTCGTACATCGGACGAAATTATGAAGCTAAGGGGACTGGCCGGAGAAGTCGACACGGAAGAGTCAGCACCTGAAGAAGCTATAATCGGGGAGTAG
- the rplF gene encoding 50S ribosomal protein L6, which yields MSRIGRKAVEIAKGASVELKGNDIIVKGPKGELHAKLMPGINLEIDAGLVKVSRSNEEKQTRAWHGMTRALIANMITGVTAGFSKTLEIVGVGWRAALQGKKLVMNLGYSHPIEFTLPEGIEIVVENPIKFHVKGIDKELVGQTCALIKEFRPPEPYHGKGIKFENEYIIRKAGKTGAK from the coding sequence ATGTCTCGTATCGGACGCAAAGCAGTTGAAATCGCAAAAGGTGCAAGCGTTGAACTCAAGGGCAATGATATTATCGTGAAAGGCCCTAAAGGTGAATTACACGCGAAATTAATGCCCGGTATAAATTTAGAAATTGACGCAGGTCTTGTGAAAGTCTCTCGCTCCAATGAAGAGAAGCAGACAAGAGCATGGCACGGAATGACAAGAGCATTAATAGCGAACATGATAACAGGTGTAACAGCTGGATTTTCCAAAACTCTTGAAATCGTCGGAGTAGGTTGGAGAGCAGCATTACAGGGCAAAAAGTTAGTAATGAATTTAGGCTATTCACACCCGATAGAGTTCACGCTGCCTGAAGGTATAGAAATAGTTGTAGAGAACCCGATAAAATTTCACGTTAAAGGCATTGATAAAGAATTAGTCGGGCAGACCTGCGCATTGATTAAGGAATTCAGGCCGCCTGAGCCTTATCACGGAAAGGGTATCAAATTCGAGAATGAATACATTATCCGCAAGGCCGGAAAGACTGGAGCAAAGTAA
- a CDS encoding 50S ribosomal protein L18, translating to MKKRSRNDMRVIRHERLRKTLSGTAEKPRLCLFRSLKNIYVQVIDDDKGHTLVSASTLEKALQPELKGGCNIAAAKVIGKTIAERAKAKGITSVVFDRGGHAYHGKIQAVADSAREGGLIF from the coding sequence ATGAAGAAGAGAAGCAGAAACGATATGCGCGTAATAAGGCATGAGAGATTACGCAAGACTCTTTCAGGCACAGCAGAAAAGCCCCGGCTTTGTTTGTTCAGGAGCTTGAAAAATATTTATGTGCAAGTCATAGACGATGACAAAGGCCATACGCTTGTGAGTGCGTCAACTCTTGAGAAAGCATTACAGCCGGAACTCAAAGGGGGCTGCAATATCGCCGCGGCAAAAGTCATCGGGAAGACTATAGCGGAACGTGCAAAGGCGAAAGGCATTACTTCTGTAGTATTCGACAGGGGCGGCCATGCCTATCACGGAAAGATTCAGGCTGTAGCAGATTCAGCCCGTGAAGGAGGCTTAATATTCTAA
- the rplE gene encoding 50S ribosomal protein L5: MAITPRIQEKYKNEVAPALLREFGYKNVMQLPKLEKIVVNIGVGDAKLDIKFMDAAINELRAITGQAPLLKRAKKSIAGFKVRQNMPVACAVTLRGAKMWEFLDRLVSLALPAIKDFQGITRKGFDGRGNYNLGLREQLIFPEISYDKVIRSRGMNISLVTSAKTDEEAFALLKGLGLPFRTGREA; encoded by the coding sequence ATGGCAATCACACCTAGAATTCAGGAAAAATACAAGAATGAAGTAGCCCCGGCATTATTGCGTGAATTCGGCTATAAAAATGTAATGCAGCTGCCCAAACTTGAAAAAATTGTAGTAAATATCGGTGTCGGAGATGCCAAGCTCGATATTAAATTCATGGACGCGGCAATAAATGAATTACGCGCTATTACTGGTCAAGCTCCGTTATTAAAGCGTGCAAAGAAGTCAATCGCGGGCTTCAAAGTTCGTCAAAATATGCCCGTAGCCTGTGCAGTTACTTTGAGGGGCGCGAAAATGTGGGAATTTCTTGACAGATTAGTATCTCTTGCACTTCCTGCGATAAAAGATTTTCAGGGCATAACTCGCAAAGGTTTTGACGGGCGCGGAAATTATAATTTAGGCTTGAGAGAACAGTTAATATTCCCTGAGATAAGTTATGACAAAGTAATTCGCTCACGAGGTATGAATATTTCATTAGTAACGAGCGCGAAAACTGACGAGGAAGCATTTGCACTGTTAAAGGGCTTAGGACTTCCATTTAGGACAGGCAGGGAGGCTTAA
- the rpsH gene encoding 30S ribosomal protein S8, whose protein sequence is MYVNDPVADMLTRIRNANMIYAESVDIPSSKMKLALARILKDEGYIRNFRMITDPAKPYAEIRIYLSYGNGKERVIQGLRRISKPGRRIYVGRDKLPVVMGGLGLAILSTSKGLKTGTEANKLGLGGEVLCYVW, encoded by the coding sequence ATGTACGTTAATGACCCTGTTGCAGACATGCTCACGAGAATAAGAAACGCAAATATGATTTATGCAGAAAGTGTTGATATTCCGTCGAGTAAAATGAAATTAGCTCTAGCAAGAATTCTTAAAGATGAGGGCTATATACGCAATTTTAGAATGATAACGGATCCTGCGAAACCATACGCAGAAATCAGGATTTATTTATCATATGGGAACGGCAAAGAGAGAGTTATTCAGGGACTTAGACGCATAAGCAAGCCCGGCCGCAGAATTTACGTTGGACGCGATAAATTACCGGTTGTAATGGGCGGTTTAGGTTTAGCAATTCTCTCAACGTCAAAAGGTTTGAAGACCGGAACAGAAGCAAATAAACTCGGTCTCGGCGGAGAAGTTCTCTGCTATGTCTGGTAA
- the rplO gene encoding 50S ribosomal protein L15: MTLNDLHPAKGSTHKSKRLGQGIGSGNGKTSGKGNKGDKSRTGGGVKPGFEGGQMPLTRRTPKRGFNNYRFAKIYQTVNLDVLEKKFDSGSEIDFEVLYKAGIIKKKLPVKILANGELTKSFKIKAAAFSASAAKKIEAAGGSHEVA; this comes from the coding sequence ATTACATTAAATGATTTGCACCCTGCGAAGGGAAGCACTCATAAATCAAAGCGTCTCGGTCAAGGTATAGGCAGCGGGAACGGTAAGACTTCAGGCAAAGGCAACAAGGGCGACAAGTCCAGAACCGGCGGCGGAGTTAAACCGGGATTTGAAGGCGGACAAATGCCTTTAACTCGTAGGACACCTAAGCGCGGATTTAATAATTACAGGTTCGCTAAAATTTACCAGACTGTGAATCTTGACGTGCTTGAGAAAAAATTTGATTCAGGTTCAGAAATAGATTTTGAAGTTCTCTATAAAGCCGGAATAATCAAGAAAAAATTACCCGTGAAAATTCTTGCAAATGGTGAGCTTACAAAGTCATTCAAGATAAAAGCCGCCGCATTTAGTGCAAGTGCCGCAAAGAAAATTGAGGCAGCCGGCGGATCTCATGAGGTAGCGTAA
- the infA gene encoding translation initiation factor IF-1 codes for MASGKEDVMEIKGVISEPLPNAMFRVELENGHRVLAHVSGKMRMHFIRILPGDKVLVEISPYDLTRGRIIYRYK; via the coding sequence ATGGCTTCCGGCAAAGAGGACGTAATGGAAATTAAGGGCGTAATATCGGAACCGCTGCCAAATGCTATGTTTAGAGTCGAGCTTGAAAACGGTCATAGAGTTCTAGCTCACGTCAGCGGCAAAATGAGAATGCACTTTATCAGAATTTTACCCGGTGATAAAGTTCTCGTCGAAATATCCCCCTATGATTTAACGAGGGGCAGAATAATTTATCGTTATAAATAA
- the secY gene encoding preprotein translocase subunit SecY: MFGSLGDIFRLPDLKRRIFFTLGILFIFRLGAYIPSPGVDRAAMASLFSTGGGVMDFLNLFSGGALSRFGIFSLGVAPYINSSIVMQLLVVIFPALEKIQKDSTDGHKKIVQWTRYGAVLFALVQAIGMTAWLRGLGIMQGGAFEWILVVITLVAGSMAVMWLGEELTDHGIGNGISLLIFAGIVARIPEAILQTWSMVRLGSLSLIALLIGLVLMVIVVAGCILLQEGQRRLPVQYAKRVVGNKIYGGQSTFIPLKVNQSGVIPIIFASSLLIFPYTIANYFSDSSVGRFISGLFAPNSVFYILCYVALIIFFSYFYTAVVFNPTDIANNMKKYGGFILGIRPGQPTSDYITRVMERITLGGAVFLAIIALIPNVMSSVLNINSFYFGGTAVLIVVGVAMDTINQIEAQLLMRHYDGILKKSGGSRKGLLRG, translated from the coding sequence ATGTTCGGGTCGCTTGGAGATATTTTCAGGTTACCCGACCTGAAACGCAGAATATTTTTCACGCTGGGAATATTATTTATTTTCCGTTTAGGGGCATATATTCCCAGTCCCGGCGTTGATCGTGCTGCAATGGCTAGTTTATTTAGCACAGGCGGCGGAGTTATGGATTTCTTGAATTTATTTTCTGGCGGTGCACTTTCTCGATTTGGTATATTCTCGCTGGGTGTTGCGCCTTATATTAATTCAAGTATCGTAATGCAATTATTAGTCGTAATATTTCCTGCTCTTGAGAAAATCCAGAAAGATTCAACCGACGGGCATAAAAAAATAGTTCAGTGGACTAGATACGGGGCTGTGTTATTTGCTCTCGTTCAAGCAATCGGAATGACTGCATGGCTAAGAGGTTTAGGAATAATGCAGGGCGGAGCGTTTGAATGGATTTTAGTAGTAATAACTCTTGTAGCCGGTTCAATGGCTGTAATGTGGCTCGGTGAAGAATTGACGGATCACGGAATAGGCAACGGAATATCACTCTTAATTTTTGCCGGTATAGTTGCCCGAATTCCTGAAGCAATTTTGCAGACTTGGAGCATGGTAAGATTAGGCTCATTAAGTTTAATAGCTTTATTAATCGGTCTTGTCTTAATGGTAATAGTCGTTGCAGGCTGTATATTATTGCAGGAAGGCCAGAGAAGACTCCCCGTTCAGTACGCAAAAAGGGTTGTAGGCAATAAAATTTACGGCGGTCAAAGTACATTTATTCCGTTAAAAGTCAATCAATCCGGAGTTATTCCGATAATTTTTGCTAGCTCGTTATTAATATTCCCGTATACTATCGCAAATTATTTCAGTGATAGCAGCGTCGGAAGATTTATAAGCGGCTTATTTGCCCCGAACAGCGTATTTTATATTTTGTGCTACGTCGCATTGATTATATTTTTCTCATATTTCTATACGGCCGTAGTCTTTAACCCGACTGATATAGCAAATAACATGAAGAAATACGGCGGTTTTATACTGGGAATTCGCCCCGGTCAGCCTACTTCAGATTATATTACTCGTGTAATGGAGCGAATCACACTCGGCGGCGCGGTATTTCTTGCAATTATCGCATTAATTCCGAATGTGATGTCAAGCGTATTAAATATAAATAGTTTCTATTTCGGGGGGACGGCAGTATTAATTGTCGTAGGTGTTGCGATGGATACGATTAATCAAATCGAGGCACAATTACTAATGCGGCATTATGACGGAATATTAAAGAAGTCCGGCGGAAGTCGCAAAGGTCTTCTAAGGGGTTAA
- the rplN gene encoding 50S ribosomal protein L14: MIQLTTVLNVADNSGARKLFCIQVMGGSKRRYGTIGDVIVASVREAIPNSNIAKGSVVKAVIVRTKKEIRRKDGTYVRFDDNAAVLIDANGEPRGTRIFGPVGRELRAKKYMRILSLAPEVV; the protein is encoded by the coding sequence ATGATACAGTTGACAACAGTCTTGAATGTAGCTGATAATTCCGGCGCGAGGAAATTATTTTGTATTCAAGTAATGGGCGGCAGTAAAAGGCGTTACGGGACAATAGGCGATGTAATAGTCGCTTCAGTCCGTGAGGCAATACCGAATAGCAATATAGCAAAGGGCAGTGTCGTTAAAGCTGTTATAGTTCGTACGAAAAAAGAAATCAGGCGTAAAGACGGCACTTATGTAAGATTTGACGACAACGCAGCAGTATTAATTGACGCAAACGGAGAACCGCGCGGAACTCGTATATTTGGGCCGGTCGGTCGTGAACTCAGAGCGAAAAAATACATGCGGATATTGTCGCTTGCTCCTGAAGTAGTGTAA
- a CDS encoding type Z 30S ribosomal protein S14: MARKALKNKAMQTPKFSTRKYNRCPLCGRIHGYIRMFDMCRCCFRKMAREGVFPGVVKSSW; the protein is encoded by the coding sequence ATGGCACGTAAGGCACTAAAGAATAAAGCAATGCAGACGCCGAAGTTCAGCACAAGGAAATATAATCGGTGCCCGTTATGCGGGAGAATTCACGGTTATATCAGAATGTTTGACATGTGCAGATGCTGCTTTAGGAAGATGGCGCGTGAGGGAGTATTCCCCGGCGTTGTTAAATCCAGTTGGTAA
- the rplX gene encoding 50S ribosomal protein L24 encodes MTVRLKKNDRVKVISGKDKGKEGKIIRRIPERDLIVVEGVNMVSRHVRATQTNPQSGIIKQEAPIYACKTMLVCPQCGKATRVGTSFLESGKKVRVCKKCGEIIDRGGL; translated from the coding sequence ATGACAGTAAGATTAAAGAAAAATGACCGGGTCAAAGTAATATCCGGCAAAGATAAGGGCAAAGAAGGCAAGATTATACGCAGAATTCCCGAACGTGATTTAATAGTAGTAGAGGGCGTTAATATGGTCTCTCGTCATGTAAGGGCAACTCAGACAAACCCTCAGAGCGGCATAATTAAGCAGGAAGCGCCGATTTATGCGTGTAAGACAATGCTTGTATGTCCGCAATGCGGCAAGGCTACGAGGGTCGGAACTAGTTTTCTTGAGAGCGGCAAAAAAGTCCGTGTCTGCAAGAAGTGCGGCGAAATAATTGACAGGGGAGGGCTTTAA
- the rpmC gene encoding 50S ribosomal protein L29, translating to MDANVKPEKLRELTSEEISGKIKEYKTELFNLRFQNAVGHLKNTSRIREAKKTIARLMTVLSEKAAVERGAAENA from the coding sequence ATGGACGCAAACGTAAAGCCTGAGAAGCTCAGAGAATTAACGAGTGAAGAAATCTCCGGCAAAATTAAAGAGTATAAGACAGAATTATTTAATCTGCGTTTTCAGAATGCCGTCGGGCACTTGAAGAATACGAGCAGAATTCGAGAAGCCAAGAAGACTATAGCAAGACTTATGACAGTATTATCTGAGAAAGCAGCAGTTGAAAGGGGAGCGGCAGAGAATGCCTAG